GCGGAGTGATCGGATGTCTTGGAGGATCGGCCAGTCCGCCGACGGCCGCGACCCGCCGACGGCCGCGACCGTCGGCGGCCCCCGCTCGACCAGGTCGATCCGCTCGACCGGAGCGCGACCAGAGGGAGAAAACAGACCATGAAGCTGCTGCGTGTCGGTACGGCGGGTGCGGAGCGCCCGGCGCTGCTCGACCAGGACGGGACCCTGCGGGACCTGTCCGGCCTGGTCCCGGACATCGACGGCGCGCTGCTCGCCGACGACGCCGCGCTGGACCGGGTACGGGCCGCCGCCGCCTCCGGTGACCTGCCCGTCCTGGACACGGCCGGACTGCGCACCGGCCCGCCGGTCGCCCGGATCGGCAAGATCGTGTGCATCGGGCTGAACTACCACGACCACGCGCGCGAGACCGGGGCGGACATCCCGACCGAGCCGATCATCTTCTTCAAGGCGGCGGACACGGTGGTCGGCCCGGAGGACACCGTTCTCGTCCCGCGCACGAGCGTCAAGACGGACTGGGAGGTCGAACTGGCCGTCGTCATCGGCCGTACCGCCCGCTACCTCGCCTCCCACGAGGAGGCGCTGGCGCACGTCGCGGGCTACGCCGTCTCGCACGACGTGTCCGAGCGCGCGTTCCAGATCGAGCGCGGCGGCCAGTGGGACAAGGGCAAGAACTGCGAGACGTTCAACCCGTTCGGCCCGTGGCTCGTGACGGCCGACGAGGTGCCGGACCCGCAGGCGCTGTCGCTCACGCTGTCCGTCAACGGCGAGCGGAAGCAGGACGGCACGACGGCCGAGCAGATCTTCCCGGTGGCCGAAGTGGTGCGCTACGTCAGCCAGTTCATGACGCTCTACCCGGGCGACGTCATCAACACCGGTACGCCGGCGGGTGTGGCGCTCGGGCAGCCGGAGCCGAAGCCGTATCTGCGGGCCGGGGACGTCGTCGAGCTGGAGATCAGCGGGCTCGGGCGGCAGCGTCAGGTGTTCCAGGACGCGTGACGTACGGGAGGCGGGAGTCGGGTGGCGGGAGAGGGGATGCCGGGGGCGTGACTCGCCTTGCGGAACGGGGT
Above is a window of Streptomyces sp. NBC_01498 DNA encoding:
- a CDS encoding fumarylacetoacetate hydrolase family protein → MKLLRVGTAGAERPALLDQDGTLRDLSGLVPDIDGALLADDAALDRVRAAAASGDLPVLDTAGLRTGPPVARIGKIVCIGLNYHDHARETGADIPTEPIIFFKAADTVVGPEDTVLVPRTSVKTDWEVELAVVIGRTARYLASHEEALAHVAGYAVSHDVSERAFQIERGGQWDKGKNCETFNPFGPWLVTADEVPDPQALSLTLSVNGERKQDGTTAEQIFPVAEVVRYVSQFMTLYPGDVINTGTPAGVALGQPEPKPYLRAGDVVELEISGLGRQRQVFQDA